The Streptomyces cynarae genome contains a region encoding:
- the leuA gene encoding 2-isopropylmalate synthase: MANRQQPTSMPIHKYRPYEQVDIPDRTWPDQRITKAPRWLSTDLRDGNQALIDPMSPARKRAMFDLLVKMGYKEIEIGFPASGQTDFDFVRSIIEEEGAIPEDVTISVLTQAREDLIERTVESLKGARRANVHLYNATAPVFRRVVFRGSKDDIKQIAVDGTRLVMEYAEKLLGPETEFGYQYSPEIFTDTELDFALEVCESVMDVWQPGPDREIILNLPATVERSTPSTHADRFEWMHRNLSRREFVCLSVHPHNDRGTAVAAAELAVMAGADRVEGCLFGQGERTGNVDLVTLGMNLFSQGVDPQIDFSHIDEIRRTWEYCNQMEVHPRHPYIGDLVYTSFSGSHQDAIKKGFDAMEADAKAKGVTVDDIEWAVPYLPIDPKDVGRSYEAVIRVNSQSGKGGISYVLKNDHKLDLPRRMQIEFSKIIQAKTDAEGGEITPKEIWDVFQDEYLPNPDNPWGRIQVRTGQTTTDKDGVDTLTVEATVDGEDTVLTGTGNGPISAFFDALQSIGIDVRLLDYQEHTMSEGASAQAASYIECAIDGKVLWGIGIDANTTRASLKAVVSAVNRAAR, from the coding sequence ATGGCGAACCGCCAGCAGCCCACCTCCATGCCGATCCACAAGTACCGGCCGTACGAGCAGGTCGACATCCCCGACCGCACCTGGCCCGACCAGCGGATCACCAAGGCCCCGCGCTGGCTCTCCACCGACCTGCGCGACGGCAACCAGGCCCTGATCGACCCCATGTCGCCGGCGCGCAAGCGCGCCATGTTCGACCTGCTGGTGAAGATGGGCTACAAGGAGATCGAGATCGGCTTCCCGGCCTCCGGCCAGACCGACTTCGACTTCGTGCGCTCCATCATCGAGGAGGAGGGCGCGATCCCCGAGGACGTGACGATCTCCGTCCTGACCCAGGCCCGCGAGGACCTGATCGAGCGGACCGTGGAGTCCCTGAAGGGCGCGCGGCGCGCCAACGTCCACCTGTACAACGCGACCGCCCCGGTCTTCCGCCGGGTCGTCTTCCGCGGCTCCAAGGACGACATCAAGCAGATCGCCGTCGACGGCACCCGGCTGGTGATGGAGTACGCGGAGAAGCTGCTGGGCCCCGAGACCGAGTTCGGCTACCAGTACAGCCCCGAGATCTTCACCGACACCGAGCTGGACTTCGCCCTGGAGGTCTGCGAGTCGGTCATGGACGTCTGGCAGCCCGGCCCGGACCGCGAGATCATCCTCAACCTGCCCGCCACCGTGGAGCGTTCGACCCCGTCCACGCACGCGGACCGCTTCGAGTGGATGCACCGCAACCTCTCCCGCCGCGAGTTCGTCTGCCTGTCCGTCCACCCGCACAACGACCGCGGCACGGCCGTCGCCGCGGCCGAGCTGGCGGTGATGGCGGGCGCCGACCGCGTCGAGGGCTGCCTGTTCGGACAGGGCGAGCGCACCGGCAACGTCGACCTGGTCACCCTGGGCATGAACCTCTTCTCCCAGGGCGTCGACCCGCAGATCGACTTCTCCCACATCGACGAGATCCGCCGTACCTGGGAGTACTGCAACCAGATGGAGGTCCACCCGCGCCACCCCTACATCGGGGACCTCGTCTACACGTCCTTCTCCGGCTCCCACCAGGACGCCATCAAGAAGGGCTTCGACGCCATGGAGGCCGACGCGAAGGCCAAGGGCGTCACGGTCGACGACATCGAGTGGGCGGTGCCGTACCTGCCGATCGACCCCAAGGACGTCGGCCGCTCCTACGAGGCCGTCATCCGCGTCAACTCGCAGTCCGGCAAGGGCGGTATCTCCTACGTCCTGAAGAACGACCACAAGCTGGACCTGCCGCGCCGGATGCAGATCGAGTTCTCGAAGATCATCCAGGCGAAGACGGACGCCGAGGGCGGCGAGATCACGCCGAAGGAGATCTGGGACGTCTTCCAGGACGAGTACCTGCCGAACCCGGACAACCCGTGGGGCCGTATCCAGGTCCGGACGGGTCAGACCACCACCGACAAGGACGGCGTCGACACCCTGACGGTCGAGGCCACCGTCGACGGCGAGGACACCGTCCTGACCGGCACCGGCAACGGCCCGATCTCCGCGTTCTTCGACGCCCTGCAGTCCATCGGCATCGACGTACGCCTGCTGGACTACCAGGAGCACACGATGAGCGAGGGCGCCTCCGCGCAGGCCGCCTCGTACATCGAATGCGCGATCGACGGAAAGGTCCTGTGGGGGATCGGCATCGACGCGAATACGACACGTGCCTCGCTGAAGGCGGTCGTCTCCGCGGTCAACCGAGCCGCCCGCTGA
- a CDS encoding SCO2525 family SAM-dependent methyltransferase has protein sequence MTFRSPGDVQLNADVSWAAFDPIAYVEHNYRGLQAEDAEILQIVGDHFGDHFQGRDTARVSGIDVGAGANLYPALAMLPWCDEITLYERSPSNVRYLESQVASYDGNWDQFWDLLRKNEAYGALELDPRARFRDVVRVQSGNLFDLVRHQSRWSMGTMFFVAESMTTSHAEFARAVECFLRALAPGAPFAAAFMEHSSGYHAGKHFFPACDVGELEVYESLVPFAGEFKTMRLKSSAAVREGYSGMIVAYGWRNSESDIPESDIPAV, from the coding sequence ATGACCTTCAGATCGCCGGGGGATGTACAGCTGAATGCGGACGTGTCATGGGCCGCATTCGACCCCATTGCCTACGTTGAGCACAATTACCGCGGCCTGCAGGCGGAGGACGCGGAGATCCTTCAGATCGTGGGCGATCATTTCGGCGATCATTTCCAGGGGCGTGACACCGCCCGCGTTTCGGGCATCGATGTCGGGGCCGGCGCGAACCTCTACCCGGCGCTCGCCATGCTCCCCTGGTGCGACGAGATCACCCTCTACGAGCGCTCACCGTCGAACGTCCGCTACCTCGAGAGCCAGGTCGCCTCCTACGACGGGAACTGGGACCAGTTCTGGGACCTGCTCCGCAAGAACGAGGCATACGGAGCGCTGGAGTTGGATCCGCGCGCCAGGTTCCGGGACGTGGTCCGGGTCCAGTCGGGCAACCTCTTCGACCTGGTGCGGCACCAGAGCCGCTGGTCCATGGGGACCATGTTCTTCGTCGCGGAGTCGATGACCACCTCGCACGCGGAGTTCGCCCGCGCCGTCGAGTGCTTCCTGCGCGCCCTCGCCCCCGGCGCGCCCTTCGCCGCCGCGTTCATGGAACATTCGTCCGGGTATCACGCGGGCAAGCATTTCTTCCCGGCGTGCGACGTGGGAGAGTTGGAGGTGTACGAGAGTCTCGTGCCTTTCGCGGGCGAGTTCAAGACCATGCGTCTCAAGTCCTCGGCCGCCGTACGTGAAGGTTATTCGGGAATGATCGTCGCCTACGGCTGGAGGAATTCGGAGTCCGACATTCCGGAGTCTGATATTCCGGCCGTTTGA
- a CDS encoding GH1 family beta-glucosidase: MATDARMATDPIPQFPPGFLWGVSTSAHQIEGAAEREPSVWDAFTAEPGRVKDGSTAEVACDHYHRYREDVALLAGLGVDAYRFSVSWPRVNTPGGLDFYDRLVDELCAAGVRPVVTLFHWDLPITLDWLQRDTASRFAEYVSVVAGRLGDRVHKWITLNEPAEHTLLGHALGAHAPGRQLMFDALPVAHHQLLAHGLAVRALRAAGASDIGIANSHGPTWPASQKQEDVEAADFYDVLLNRLFSDPLLLGRYPEGIGELMPGDVHSDLKVIAEPVDWYGINYYAPTRVGAPQGAEIEFGGLTLPAELPFSVREIEGHPVTDFGWPVVPEALTELLTGFRARYGDRLPPVVITENGCSYEGVDDQERIAYLDGHIRALHRALEAGVDVRGYFVWSLLDNFEWAEGYARRFGLVHVDYKTLERTPKASYDWFRDLLRARG; this comes from the coding sequence ATGGCGACAGACGCGCGCATGGCGACGGACCCGATACCTCAGTTCCCGCCCGGCTTCCTGTGGGGCGTGTCCACCTCGGCCCACCAGATCGAGGGGGCGGCCGAGCGCGAGCCCTCGGTGTGGGACGCCTTCACCGCCGAGCCCGGCCGGGTGAAGGACGGCTCGACCGCGGAGGTGGCCTGCGACCACTACCACCGCTACCGCGAGGACGTGGCCCTCCTGGCCGGCCTGGGCGTGGACGCGTACCGCTTCTCCGTCTCCTGGCCGCGGGTGAACACACCCGGCGGCCTCGACTTCTACGACCGCCTGGTCGACGAGCTGTGCGCGGCGGGCGTACGCCCGGTCGTGACCCTCTTCCACTGGGACCTGCCGATCACGCTGGACTGGCTCCAGCGGGACACGGCGTCGCGATTCGCCGAGTACGTGTCGGTGGTGGCCGGCCGTCTCGGCGACCGCGTGCACAAGTGGATCACCCTCAACGAACCCGCCGAGCACACGCTCCTGGGCCATGCGCTGGGGGCGCACGCGCCCGGCAGGCAGCTGATGTTCGACGCCCTGCCGGTGGCCCACCACCAGCTGCTGGCCCACGGCCTGGCCGTACGGGCGCTGCGCGCGGCCGGGGCGAGCGACATCGGGATCGCCAACTCGCACGGCCCGACGTGGCCGGCGTCCCAGAAGCAGGAGGACGTGGAGGCGGCGGACTTCTACGACGTCCTGCTGAACCGGTTGTTCTCGGACCCGCTGCTGCTCGGCCGGTACCCGGAAGGCATCGGCGAGTTGATGCCGGGCGACGTGCACTCCGACCTGAAGGTGATCGCGGAGCCGGTCGACTGGTACGGGATCAACTACTACGCGCCGACGCGGGTGGGCGCTCCACAGGGCGCGGAGATCGAGTTCGGCGGCCTGACGCTCCCCGCCGAACTGCCCTTCTCCGTCCGGGAGATCGAGGGCCACCCGGTCACCGACTTCGGCTGGCCGGTGGTCCCCGAGGCGCTCACCGAGCTGCTGACCGGCTTCCGCGCACGCTACGGCGACCGGCTGCCGCCCGTGGTCATCACCGAGAACGGCTGCTCCTACGAGGGCGTCGACGACCAGGAGCGCATCGCCTACCTGGACGGACACATCCGTGCCCTGCACCGGGCGCTGGAGGCGGGTGTCGACGTACGGGGCTACTTCGTCTGGTCACTGCTGGACAACTTCGAGTGGGCCGAGGGGTACGCGCGCCGGTTCGGGCTGGTGCACGTGGACTACAAGACGCTGGAGAGGACGCCGAAGGCGTCGTACGACTGGTTCCGGGACCTTCTGCGGGCGCGGGGATGA
- a CDS encoding SDR family oxidoreductase encodes MSAPTASASKVAVITGSDSGIGRATAVRLAEAGMDIGITWHSDQKGAEQTADEVRGKGRRAAVAQVDLTRLPEAADRVDALCEELGRIDVLVNNAGTGTMTPFLDLGLDDVRQVLDVDLLGPFLCGQRAARRMIRQGDGGRIVNVTSVHEHQPRVGAAPYCAAKGGLGLLTQVMALELAEHGITVNAVAPGEIATPMTGQEDTDVHTERRPGVPLGRPGDAREVAAVIAFLAGPDASYVIGASWSVDGGMLRMGPMAGSHMAGDDWRRP; translated from the coding sequence ATGTCCGCCCCCACCGCGTCCGCGTCCAAGGTGGCCGTGATCACCGGATCCGACTCCGGAATCGGCCGCGCCACCGCCGTCCGCCTGGCCGAGGCGGGGATGGACATCGGCATCACGTGGCACAGCGACCAGAAGGGCGCCGAGCAGACCGCCGATGAGGTCCGCGGCAAGGGGCGGCGGGCCGCCGTGGCCCAGGTGGACCTCACCCGGCTTCCCGAGGCCGCCGACAGGGTCGACGCACTGTGCGAGGAACTGGGCCGCATCGACGTCCTGGTCAACAACGCCGGTACGGGCACCATGACCCCCTTCCTGGACCTGGGCCTGGACGATGTGCGCCAGGTCCTGGACGTCGACCTGCTCGGCCCGTTCCTGTGCGGCCAGCGCGCGGCGCGGAGGATGATCCGGCAGGGCGACGGCGGCCGGATCGTCAACGTGACCTCGGTGCACGAACACCAGCCGCGGGTGGGTGCGGCCCCGTACTGCGCGGCCAAGGGCGGTCTCGGCCTGCTCACCCAGGTCATGGCCCTGGAACTGGCCGAGCACGGCATCACCGTCAACGCGGTGGCGCCCGGCGAGATCGCCACGCCCATGACCGGGCAGGAGGACACCGACGTGCACACCGAGCGCCGCCCCGGGGTTCCGCTCGGGCGGCCGGGCGACGCCCGCGAGGTCGCGGCCGTGATCGCCTTCCTCGCCGGCCCCGACGCCTCCTATGTCATCGGCGCCTCCTGGAGCGTGGACGGCGGCATGCTCCGCATGGGCCCGATGGCCGGCTCTCATATGGCCGGTGACGACTGGCGGCGCCCCTGA
- a CDS encoding GNAT family N-acetyltransferase: protein MTVFPEERFPSRGGPTGPALFHDRAFVDRPLTMRGVTEDDLSELVRVDREAFPDEPYPYFVLRQLFDLHGDCLLVLDDGQSLHGYVLYVTTPDRYRSWIVSLGVTRDQRGRGLGRRLMVEVLRRLRAEEVREVRLTVEPANAAAIMLYRSLGFSSDEGVRTDYFGAGEDRLIMTLGL, encoded by the coding sequence ATGACTGTGTTTCCAGAGGAACGTTTCCCTTCGCGTGGCGGGCCCACCGGACCGGCTCTGTTCCACGATCGGGCGTTCGTCGACCGCCCCCTGACGATGCGGGGGGTCACGGAGGACGACCTGTCCGAACTGGTCCGGGTGGACAGGGAGGCCTTCCCCGACGAGCCGTACCCCTACTTCGTGCTGCGCCAGCTGTTCGACCTGCACGGGGACTGCCTGCTGGTGCTGGACGACGGGCAGAGCCTGCACGGGTACGTCCTGTACGTCACCACGCCGGACCGCTACCGGAGTTGGATCGTCAGCCTCGGTGTGACCCGGGACCAGCGGGGGCGCGGGCTCGGCCGGCGGCTGATGGTGGAGGTGCTGCGCCGGCTGCGGGCGGAGGAGGTGCGCGAGGTGCGGCTGACGGTGGAGCCGGCGAACGCGGCCGCGATCATGCTCTACCGGTCGCTGGGCTTCTCGTCCGACGAAGGGGTGCGCACGGACTACTTCGGGGCCGGAGAGGACCGGCTCATCATGACGCTGGGACTGTGA
- a CDS encoding SCO2524 family protein — translation MQIKPRQHLLDIWQAIARHSFDGGEWTWGKRGGESSVADAERLLCILYPATEIPAFRLDDPDTTQDDVQRVMKRAGGRLEIPANLVTATAEFMRRHADEKRPTFSGGHYFVSGDKDRDLTQEQRDLGVVDSYSMSITLCLATLGFLKIYESKTRRGDILETIQEVRAATSNRLTAAMVSLLRSFTINVFDTDSSQGRTLCELLGQGRLSQRHVLRRFQDRFEALRAAIVESFVLGVDVEEGLKDPNQLFECGWGWSIVRDAPEVETAEPIGPQPQGVANPVPYLYFTVVALDGIQDLFSDRTLTLGLLNPEQQRLAEALRLRWEITQQFWSGIARFGGDRWPLEDIPWRTTGQKLESEYFSLSVAAILVHDLMRRRATDDDLTRTVSVMERLAERGRITSRMTQDDPMVRLHHPGVTLPLQGSESVGPPMQWIMSDFSAQLLKRTIQLCTLSRNLGSHDRLLRLAEDIFDHLWRRRIGDGEGTGLWDNVHAAYPETPAYEGQVSWSVTERVTEVMVQVHQMYKQPPIRSSELTVLARALLSESTHLLGNEQMEPAPASEGNRGMELRSIEVKLRRARKLVDEQPGTACSLTLDVLGQLDALARAREAAAQGV, via the coding sequence ATGCAGATCAAGCCACGCCAGCATCTGCTGGACATCTGGCAGGCGATCGCCCGCCACTCGTTCGACGGCGGGGAGTGGACCTGGGGCAAACGGGGTGGGGAAAGCAGCGTCGCCGATGCCGAGCGCCTGCTCTGCATCCTGTATCCGGCCACGGAGATCCCCGCCTTCCGCCTGGACGACCCTGACACCACACAGGACGACGTCCAGAGGGTGATGAAGAGGGCGGGCGGGCGCCTGGAGATCCCCGCGAACCTCGTCACGGCCACCGCCGAGTTCATGCGCAGGCACGCCGACGAGAAGAGACCCACGTTCTCCGGCGGCCACTACTTCGTGTCCGGGGACAAGGACCGGGACCTCACCCAGGAACAGCGCGACCTCGGAGTCGTCGACTCGTACTCCATGTCGATCACCCTGTGCCTGGCCACCCTCGGCTTCCTCAAGATCTACGAGTCCAAGACCCGGCGCGGCGACATCCTGGAGACCATCCAGGAAGTGCGCGCCGCCACCAGCAACCGCCTCACCGCGGCCATGGTGAGCCTGCTGCGCTCCTTCACCATCAACGTCTTCGACACCGACTCCTCCCAGGGGCGCACCCTGTGCGAACTCCTCGGCCAGGGACGGCTGTCGCAGCGGCATGTGCTGCGCAGGTTCCAGGACCGCTTCGAGGCCCTGCGCGCCGCCATCGTCGAGAGCTTCGTCCTCGGTGTCGACGTCGAGGAAGGCCTCAAGGACCCGAACCAGCTCTTCGAATGCGGCTGGGGCTGGAGCATCGTCAGGGACGCGCCCGAGGTCGAGACCGCCGAACCCATCGGGCCGCAGCCCCAGGGCGTCGCCAACCCGGTGCCGTACCTCTACTTCACCGTGGTCGCCCTCGACGGCATCCAGGACCTGTTCTCCGACCGTACCCTCACCCTCGGCCTGCTCAACCCCGAACAGCAGCGGCTCGCCGAGGCGTTACGACTGCGCTGGGAGATCACCCAGCAGTTCTGGTCCGGCATCGCGCGCTTCGGCGGCGACCGCTGGCCCCTCGAGGACATCCCCTGGCGCACCACCGGCCAGAAACTCGAATCCGAATACTTCTCCCTCTCCGTCGCCGCCATCCTCGTCCACGACCTGATGCGGCGCCGCGCCACCGACGACGACCTGACCCGCACCGTCAGCGTCATGGAACGCCTCGCCGAACGCGGCCGCATCACCAGCCGAATGACCCAGGACGACCCCATGGTCCGGCTGCACCACCCCGGCGTCACCCTGCCGTTGCAGGGCAGCGAGAGCGTCGGACCGCCCATGCAGTGGATCATGAGCGACTTCTCCGCACAGCTGCTCAAGCGGACCATCCAGCTGTGCACGCTGTCCCGCAACCTCGGCTCGCACGACCGGCTGCTCCGGCTCGCCGAGGACATCTTCGACCACCTGTGGCGGCGCCGGATCGGCGACGGCGAGGGCACCGGCCTGTGGGACAACGTCCACGCCGCCTACCCCGAGACCCCGGCGTACGAGGGGCAGGTGTCCTGGAGCGTCACCGAGCGCGTCACCGAGGTGATGGTCCAGGTCCACCAGATGTACAAGCAGCCCCCCATCCGGAGCAGCGAACTCACCGTGCTGGCCCGGGCGTTGCTGAGCGAGTCGACCCACCTCCTCGGCAACGAACAGATGGAGCCCGCGCCGGCCTCCGAAGGCAACCGCGGCATGGAACTCAGGAGCATCGAGGTCAAGTTGCGCCGCGCCCGCAAGCTCGTGGACGAACAACCCGGCACCGCCTGCTCGTTGACCCTCGACGTCCTCGGACAACTCGACGCCCTCGCCCGGGCCCGGGAAGCCGCGGCCCAGGGGGTGTGA
- a CDS encoding dihydrodipicolinate synthase family protein, which yields MPFPAPLTGVIPPVCTPLTPDREVDVPSLLRLVDHLLDGGVDALFVLGSSAETAHLTDRQRAVVVESVVAHVAGQVPLLAGAIDMTTPRVLDHVAYVTRAGADAVVVTAPFYTRTHPAEIARHYRLVAHRSPVPVVAYDIPVSVHVKLGPELVLELAADGTLAGLKDSSGDLAGLRAVVAGVRTRPALTEFSALTGSELVVDSALALGADGAVPGLANVDPAGYVRLDRLCRAGDWDAARAEQERLCALYGMVGVGDPARMGASSSALGAFKAALHLRGVIACPATAEPQVPLTQEEREGVGKHLAAAGLL from the coding sequence ATGCCCTTCCCCGCCCCGCTGACCGGAGTAATCCCGCCCGTCTGCACCCCTCTGACACCGGACCGCGAGGTGGATGTGCCCTCGCTGCTGCGGCTGGTGGACCATCTGCTGGACGGCGGGGTGGACGCCCTGTTCGTGCTCGGGTCGTCCGCCGAAACCGCCCACCTCACGGACCGTCAGCGCGCTGTCGTGGTCGAGTCGGTGGTGGCCCACGTCGCGGGGCAGGTGCCGCTACTGGCCGGGGCCATCGACATGACGACACCGCGGGTGCTGGACCACGTGGCGTATGTGACACGGGCGGGCGCGGACGCGGTCGTCGTGACGGCGCCCTTCTACACGCGGACGCACCCCGCGGAGATCGCCCGGCACTACCGGCTGGTCGCCCACCGCTCCCCCGTGCCGGTCGTCGCCTACGACATCCCCGTCTCCGTGCACGTGAAGCTCGGCCCTGAGCTGGTGCTGGAGCTGGCGGCGGACGGGACGCTGGCCGGGCTGAAGGACTCCAGCGGCGATCTGGCCGGTCTGCGAGCGGTCGTGGCGGGGGTGCGGACGCGTCCCGCGCTCACCGAGTTCAGCGCGCTGACGGGTTCGGAGCTGGTCGTGGACTCTGCACTGGCGCTCGGCGCCGACGGGGCGGTGCCCGGGCTGGCCAATGTGGACCCGGCGGGCTATGTCCGCCTGGACCGGCTGTGCCGCGCGGGCGACTGGGACGCGGCGCGGGCGGAACAGGAGCGGCTGTGCGCGCTGTACGGCATGGTCGGCGTCGGGGACCCGGCCCGGATGGGCGCGAGTTCGTCGGCGCTGGGGGCGTTCAAGGCGGCGTTGCATCTGCGCGGGGTGATCGCGTGTCCGGCCACGGCGGAGCCACAGGTGCCGCTCACCCAGGAGGAGCGGGAGGGCGTCGGCAAGCATCTCGCGGCGGCCGGGCTGCTGTGA
- a CDS encoding TerB family tellurite resistance protein: MLPGRGRNGPEARKGRISQVLGVRTAWTTVGDGEFFCPGCGGDRNYQRLTGRRRLTFAGLPVVPRGETGPVVECAACGHHYGTDVLDHPTTTRFAAMLRDAVHTVALAVLAAGGTCSRTSLETAAAAVRSAGFDDCTADGLSALVDAVAADTGRVCGEPGGGASLAIELHEALDPLAPHLAPTGRESILLQGARIALADGPYTPAERDVLATVGAALTICSQDVTRLLAAARTVS; encoded by the coding sequence GTGCTGCCAGGACGGGGACGCAACGGCCCGGAAGCCCGCAAGGGCCGCATTTCGCAGGTCCTCGGCGTCCGCACCGCGTGGACCACCGTCGGCGACGGCGAGTTCTTCTGCCCCGGCTGCGGGGGCGACCGCAACTACCAGCGCCTCACCGGACGCCGCCGCCTCACCTTCGCCGGCCTGCCGGTCGTGCCGCGCGGGGAGACGGGTCCGGTCGTGGAGTGCGCGGCCTGCGGCCACCACTACGGCACGGACGTCCTCGACCACCCGACCACCACCCGCTTCGCCGCGATGCTCCGCGACGCCGTCCACACCGTGGCCCTGGCGGTCCTCGCCGCGGGCGGCACCTGCTCCCGTACGTCCCTGGAGACGGCCGCCGCCGCCGTCCGCTCCGCCGGCTTCGACGACTGCACGGCGGACGGACTCAGCGCCCTGGTCGACGCCGTGGCCGCCGACACAGGCCGGGTCTGCGGCGAACCGGGCGGCGGTGCGAGTCTGGCCATAGAGCTGCACGAGGCCCTGGACCCGCTCGCCCCTCACCTCGCCCCCACCGGGCGCGAGTCGATCCTCCTCCAGGGCGCCCGTATCGCGCTCGCCGACGGCCCCTACACCCCCGCGGAACGCGACGTCCTGGCCACGGTGGGCGCGGCCCTGACGATCTGCTCGCAGGACGTGACCCGCCTGCTCGCGGCGGCCCGCACGGTGTCGTAG
- a CDS encoding protein-tyrosine phosphatase family protein, translating to MSDPEPDNGTGTADGEGWDPGAPGVLRLPSGRLVRGRGLRRPVPDGPAPTYGLYLLGMRPPDVPWASDWLRWPDFRLPSSRGEARRLLTEAWERAARGRVEVACGGGRGRTGTALACLAVLDGVPPERAVAYVRAHYDRHAVETPWQRRYVRRFTVPAS from the coding sequence ATGAGCGATCCCGAACCGGACAACGGCACCGGCACGGCCGACGGCGAAGGCTGGGACCCCGGGGCGCCCGGTGTCCTGCGGCTGCCGTCCGGGCGGCTGGTGCGCGGGCGGGGCCTGCGGCGGCCCGTGCCGGACGGGCCCGCGCCCACGTACGGGCTGTATCTGCTCGGCATGCGGCCTCCGGACGTTCCCTGGGCCTCCGACTGGCTGCGGTGGCCCGACTTCCGGCTGCCCAGCAGCCGCGGCGAGGCACGGCGGCTGCTGACCGAGGCATGGGAGCGGGCCGCGCGCGGGCGCGTCGAGGTCGCCTGCGGCGGCGGACGTGGCCGCACAGGTACCGCGCTCGCCTGCCTCGCCGTACTGGACGGCGTACCGCCGGAGCGGGCCGTGGCCTATGTGCGCGCCCACTACGACCGGCACGCCGTGGAAACGCCCTGGCAGCGGCGGTACGTACGGCGCTTCACAGTCCCAGCGTCATGA
- a CDS encoding MFS transporter: MTTADRALPDVDALAEPVERVGRGWTAALSLANGAIWVGWYGPLQILLASQAKDFAPGSGMSKETMLAWVTGTGAAVSLVANPFFGALSDRTTARRGRRTPWIVAGTAGGAVSLLLLAGAGGPWTMALGWCLVQLTLNAAFAAVTAAVPDRVPRPQRGSVGGWLGAAQILGVVGGTGLATVAGGVGAGYAACAVFTVAGVLPYVLGHRDLRLPVAARAPWSWRGFLAGFWLSPRRHPDLGWAWLTRFLINLSNALVLLYLLYYLRDRLHHHDPDQGVLILTAVNGVTLLATVVVGGVWSDRVGRRKPFVIWSGVLMAVATAALSAWQTWPGAIVAAAVLGVGFGVFTSVDFALMTDVLPKALDRGKDLGVINVANALPQVAAPALAAPIVTYLGGYRVLYLVAALIGIAGAGLVGRIRGVD; the protein is encoded by the coding sequence ATGACGACGGCCGACCGGGCCCTGCCCGACGTCGACGCCCTCGCCGAACCCGTCGAACGCGTCGGCCGGGGCTGGACCGCCGCCCTGTCGCTGGCCAACGGGGCGATCTGGGTCGGCTGGTACGGCCCGCTGCAGATCCTGCTCGCTTCCCAGGCGAAGGACTTCGCGCCCGGCTCCGGGATGTCCAAGGAGACGATGCTGGCCTGGGTGACGGGCACGGGCGCGGCGGTGTCGCTGGTGGCGAACCCGTTCTTCGGCGCCCTGTCGGACCGGACGACGGCGCGTCGGGGCCGCCGTACGCCGTGGATCGTGGCCGGCACCGCGGGCGGCGCGGTGTCGCTGCTGCTGCTCGCGGGCGCGGGCGGTCCCTGGACCATGGCGCTCGGCTGGTGCCTGGTGCAGCTGACGCTGAACGCGGCGTTCGCGGCGGTGACGGCGGCGGTGCCGGACCGGGTGCCCCGGCCGCAGCGGGGGTCGGTGGGCGGCTGGCTGGGGGCGGCGCAGATCCTCGGCGTGGTCGGCGGGACGGGCCTGGCGACGGTGGCCGGGGGCGTCGGAGCGGGCTACGCGGCGTGCGCGGTGTTCACGGTGGCGGGCGTCCTGCCGTACGTCCTCGGCCACCGGGACCTGCGGCTGCCGGTGGCGGCCCGCGCGCCCTGGTCCTGGCGGGGCTTCCTGGCCGGCTTCTGGCTGAGCCCGCGCCGCCACCCGGATCTGGGCTGGGCCTGGCTGACCCGCTTCCTGATCAACCTCAGCAACGCCCTGGTCCTGCTGTATCTGCTCTACTACCTGCGGGACCGCCTCCACCACCACGACCCGGACCAGGGCGTCCTGATCCTCACGGCAGTGAACGGGGTGACGCTGCTGGCGACGGTCGTGGTCGGCGGGGTCTGGTCGGACCGGGTGGGCCGCCGCAAGCCGTTCGTGATCTGGTCGGGGGTGCTGATGGCGGTGGCGACGGCGGCCCTGTCGGCGTGGCAGACCTGGCCGGGGGCGATCGTGGCGGCGGCGGTGCTGGGCGTGGGCTTCGGGGTGTTCACGTCGGTGGACTTCGCCCTGATGACGGATGTCCTGCCGAAGGCCCTGGACCGGGGCAAGGACCTGGGGGTCATCAATGTCGCCAACGCCCTGCCCCAGGTCGCGGCGCCCGCGCTGGCGGCACCGATCGTCACCTACCTCGGCGGATACCGGGTCCTCTACCTGGTTGCGGCGCTGATCGGGATCGCGGGGGCGGGGCTGGTGGGGCGGATCCGCGGGGTGGACTGA
- a CDS encoding protealysin inhibitor emfourin gives MRIHVRRTGGFAGIERQAEVDTSGRPDAPEWHALAERALAAGRGAPPAGVPDGFSYQITVDGRTVYAADPGLTEEQRQLVSRVLKEGA, from the coding sequence ATGCGTATTCACGTCAGGCGCACGGGCGGTTTCGCGGGCATCGAGCGGCAGGCCGAGGTCGACACCTCGGGGCGGCCCGACGCACCCGAGTGGCATGCCCTGGCCGAGCGCGCGCTCGCGGCCGGCCGGGGCGCGCCCCCCGCGGGGGTTCCCGACGGGTTCAGCTACCAGATCACCGTGGACGGCAGGACGGTGTACGCCGCCGATCCCGGGCTGACCGAGGAGCAGCGGCAGTTGGTCTCGCGGGTATTGAAGGAAGGGGCCTGA